From a single Candidatus Hydrogenedentota bacterium genomic region:
- a CDS encoding DegT/DnrJ/EryC1/StrS family aminotransferase encodes MAVPLLDLRAQYRRIKGEIDVLVAEVFESQQFIGGPKVEALERAVAQYTGAPYAVGVASGTDALLLLLKAAGAGPGTEVITTPFTFFATAGAIFNAGARPVFVDIDPRTFNIDASRIEDQITARTRAILPVHLFGQCADMDHILDLARKYNLRVIEDAAQSIGARYKDRPACTMGDAGALSFFPSKNLGGAGDGGMVVTRDAGLEARVRLLRNHGASETYFHQIVGTNSRLDALQAGVLLVKLSHLNQWCEERRANAAYYEQKFAEVPEVVTPYASPDCRHVYNQYVIRLPKRDDARKFLAEHGIGCAVYYPCPLHRQTCFLDLGYDAAAFPNSCMACEQVLALPVYPELTREQQDEVVETVKGHLARL; translated from the coding sequence ATGGCAGTTCCACTTCTAGACCTGCGGGCGCAGTACCGGCGCATAAAAGGTGAAATTGATGTCCTAGTGGCCGAGGTTTTTGAATCACAGCAGTTTATCGGAGGCCCAAAAGTGGAGGCTCTCGAGCGGGCCGTGGCGCAATACACCGGTGCGCCGTACGCCGTGGGCGTGGCATCGGGCACGGATGCGCTGCTGCTGCTGTTGAAGGCGGCCGGCGCCGGCCCGGGCACAGAGGTTATCACAACACCGTTTACGTTTTTTGCTACCGCGGGAGCCATTTTCAATGCGGGGGCCCGCCCTGTGTTCGTGGACATAGATCCCAGAACCTTCAATATTGATGCGAGTCGAATCGAGGACCAGATAACCGCACGCACGCGGGCCATTCTCCCTGTTCATCTCTTTGGACAGTGTGCCGACATGGATCACATTCTCGACCTGGCCAGAAAATACAATCTGCGTGTGATTGAGGATGCGGCTCAGTCGATTGGGGCGCGATACAAGGACCGCCCGGCGTGTACCATGGGGGACGCAGGGGCTCTAAGCTTCTTCCCGAGCAAGAATCTCGGGGGCGCCGGGGACGGCGGCATGGTGGTAACCCGGGATGCGGGCCTGGAGGCGCGAGTGCGATTGCTGCGCAATCATGGCGCGTCCGAAACCTATTTTCATCAAATCGTGGGGACGAACAGCCGTCTGGATGCACTGCAGGCGGGGGTTCTGCTCGTTAAACTGTCCCACCTCAACCAATGGTGCGAGGAACGCCGGGCAAATGCCGCGTATTACGAGCAGAAGTTCGCGGAAGTGCCTGAAGTGGTCACGCCGTACGCATCTCCCGACTGCCGCCATGTATACAATCAGTACGTTATTCGCCTTCCGAAACGTGACGATGCACGCAAGTTCCTTGCGGAACATGGGATAGGATGCGCGGTTTATTATCCCTGCCCGTTGCACCGCCAGACGTGTTTTCTGGACTTGGGCTATGATGCGGCGGCTTTTCCCAACTCATGCATGGCGTGCGAACAGGTTCTCGCACTGCCGGTGTATCCGGAATTGACCCGCGAGCAGCAGGACGAAGTTGTGGAGACGGTGAAGGGCCACCTCGCGCGTCTCTAG